A window from Kovacikia minuta CCNUW1 encodes these proteins:
- a CDS encoding Uma2 family endonuclease: protein MTATPTKPITLEEYLTYDDGTDARYELVDGVLVEMPTESPLNILIARFLLVHFVQMGIPIERVGNKQQIAVKSPKVTVREPDLMIHSEASAAAILTQKQALLNLDMPAPILVIEVVSPGDPGSQNYDRDYVDKRNEYAARGIHEYWIVDPDRQMVLVLTLAANQYQETQFTGTQSIHSPLFPNLNLSVEQLLKAGR from the coding sequence ATGACTGCTACCCCAACCAAACCCATAACACTTGAGGAGTATTTAACCTATGACGATGGCACCGATGCTCGTTATGAGCTTGTGGATGGGGTGCTAGTCGAGATGCCAACGGAAAGCCCACTCAATATCCTAATTGCCAGGTTTCTACTGGTGCATTTTGTCCAAATGGGCATTCCAATCGAACGGGTGGGTAACAAGCAGCAAATCGCCGTTAAATCCCCAAAAGTAACGGTACGAGAGCCTGATTTGATGATTCATTCTGAAGCATCTGCCGCCGCAATTTTGACCCAGAAGCAAGCATTGCTTAATCTTGATATGCCAGCACCTATTTTAGTCATTGAGGTGGTTTCTCCGGGTGATCCTGGTAGTCAGAACTACGATCGAGATTATGTGGACAAGCGAAATGAATACGCTGCGCGAGGCATTCATGAGTATTGGATTGTTGATCCCGATCGGCAAATGGTTCTCGTCTTAACCCTGGCAGCAAACCAGTACCAGGAAACTCAGTTTACCGGAACACAATCGATTCATTCCCCCTTGTTCCCGAATCTGAACCTCTCGGTTGAACAACTCCTTAAAGCAGGAAGATAA
- a CDS encoding DEAD/DEAH box helicase — MRVLHGSWIPQETDEFIQAGSFYLWVETLEKKRARPKQPNLHNRTLREDELETYLKETLGIQDPPFPKFALKNSISTRFFALPTADQEPLPSIELSRYLEADLPDGFELQYWEVYCYRVTEIVDRSYQVSSVIKLLNDLHFLSLHEPEGLQLGNDLLFWYHYTQRFKTILLKDQYIPALKYRELKTRSKKEPKFEIYPTWEMISEQFEADLQRYVDYMPLVCTSGAETAPKTIRLYDKTTLLRHFSECLLNEIVTHTPHTQQFDKQVTDTFIYDCVYAARKSTPYRTDSKALEEYKQWQIWRDKISRTQTDAAFDLLFQLQEAASAKDDWQLEFWVASKKDPSYKLSLSEYWDKNQRGKTEVKKYLGKDFEKNLLLNLGYAARIYPKLWDGLENDQPIALSLKLEDAFAFLKETAWVLEDAGYKVAVPAWWTPTGRRRAKLRLKAGVSQKKPAKENKGYFSLDQLIQYQYQLAIGDEVVSESEWRKLINAKTPLVQFRGQWIELDREKMQEMLDFWQKHAQEHPNMSLMELMKLAAGTDDNITVEHDNLLTEMLSRLEDKGKLELLEDIPGLRGTLREYQQRGVSWLNYLDTLGLNGCLADDMGLGKTVQVIARLVYEKSSQPTQPTLLIAPTSVVGNWQKEIEKFAPQLRSLLHHGTRRFKDEQEFQTICHDYDIVITSYTLARKDAKLLSSLDWHRIVLDEAQNIKNPHSAQTKAICKLPAQHRLALTGTPVENRLMDLWSIFNFLNPGYLGKEPQFRKQFEIPIQKDNDRTRSTTLKKLVEPLILRRVKTDKNIIKDLPDKVEQKLFCNLTKEQASLYEAVVKDMMEKVENAEGIDRRGLILSALMKLKQICNHPAQFLQDNSDFSPERSHKLSRLSEMVSEAMEEGESLLIFTQFKEIGDALDHYLKHTLHLNTYYIHGGTNRNKREQMITEFQDPETEPSVFILSLKAGGVGITLTKANHVFHFDRWWNPAVEDQATDRAFRIGQKKNVFVHKFVAIGTLEERIDQMIEDKKKLAGAIVGNDESWLTELDNEAFRKLIALNKNAILE, encoded by the coding sequence ATGAGAGTGCTACACGGTAGCTGGATTCCTCAGGAAACAGATGAATTTATCCAAGCCGGATCGTTTTATCTCTGGGTAGAAACGCTGGAGAAAAAACGCGCCCGCCCCAAGCAACCCAACCTCCATAACCGCACCCTGCGCGAAGACGAACTGGAGACGTATCTCAAGGAAACACTAGGGATTCAAGATCCACCTTTCCCCAAATTTGCGCTTAAAAACAGCATTTCAACCCGCTTCTTTGCCCTACCAACGGCTGATCAGGAGCCACTCCCCTCGATCGAACTATCCCGCTACTTAGAAGCCGATTTGCCCGATGGTTTTGAGTTGCAATATTGGGAAGTTTACTGCTACCGCGTTACCGAAATCGTCGATCGTTCCTATCAAGTCAGTAGTGTGATCAAACTGCTCAACGATTTGCACTTTCTCTCACTACACGAACCAGAAGGCTTGCAACTGGGAAATGATTTGCTGTTCTGGTATCACTACACCCAGCGCTTCAAAACCATCCTTCTAAAAGACCAGTACATTCCTGCACTGAAATATCGGGAACTAAAGACACGCAGCAAAAAGGAACCTAAGTTTGAAATCTATCCCACCTGGGAAATGATTTCAGAGCAGTTTGAGGCAGATTTGCAGCGCTATGTGGACTACATGCCGCTGGTCTGTACCAGTGGCGCGGAGACTGCCCCAAAAACCATTCGCCTCTACGATAAAACTACTCTATTGCGGCACTTCTCCGAATGCCTGCTCAACGAGATTGTTACCCACACCCCCCACACCCAACAGTTTGACAAGCAGGTTACGGACACCTTCATCTACGACTGCGTTTATGCTGCCCGCAAATCTACCCCCTACCGCACCGACAGCAAAGCATTAGAAGAATACAAACAATGGCAAATCTGGCGGGACAAAATTAGTCGTACCCAGACGGATGCCGCCTTTGATTTGTTGTTTCAGTTGCAGGAAGCCGCCAGTGCTAAGGATGACTGGCAGCTAGAGTTTTGGGTCGCTTCCAAGAAAGATCCCTCCTACAAACTGTCCCTGTCGGAATATTGGGACAAGAACCAGCGGGGTAAAACCGAGGTCAAAAAGTATCTGGGTAAGGACTTTGAGAAGAATTTGCTGCTGAATTTGGGGTACGCTGCCCGGATCTATCCCAAACTTTGGGATGGGCTGGAAAATGACCAACCCATTGCCCTGAGCCTGAAGCTGGAGGATGCCTTTGCCTTTTTGAAAGAAACCGCCTGGGTTTTGGAGGATGCGGGATACAAAGTTGCAGTTCCCGCCTGGTGGACTCCAACAGGTAGACGACGGGCCAAGTTGCGTCTGAAAGCAGGCGTATCTCAGAAGAAGCCTGCCAAGGAGAATAAGGGGTATTTTAGTCTGGATCAATTGATCCAGTACCAGTATCAACTGGCGATCGGCGATGAGGTGGTAAGCGAATCTGAATGGCGCAAACTGATCAATGCCAAAACGCCCCTGGTGCAGTTTCGGGGACAGTGGATTGAACTCGATCGGGAAAAGATGCAGGAAATGCTGGATTTCTGGCAAAAGCACGCCCAGGAGCATCCCAACATGAGCCTGATGGAGTTGATGAAACTGGCTGCTGGAACCGACGACAACATCACGGTAGAGCACGATAATTTGCTGACCGAGATGCTGTCTCGCCTGGAGGACAAAGGCAAGCTAGAGCTTCTGGAAGATATCCCCGGTTTGCGCGGAACGTTGCGGGAATACCAGCAACGGGGCGTTTCCTGGCTCAACTATCTGGATACCCTGGGCTTAAATGGCTGTCTTGCTGACGACATGGGTTTAGGCAAAACCGTTCAGGTCATCGCCCGCCTGGTGTACGAGAAGTCATCCCAACCGACCCAACCCACGTTATTGATTGCACCTACGTCCGTTGTGGGCAACTGGCAGAAGGAAATCGAGAAGTTTGCACCCCAACTGCGATCGCTTTTGCACCACGGCACCCGCCGCTTCAAAGACGAGCAGGAATTCCAAACCATCTGTCATGATTACGATATTGTGATTACCTCCTACACCCTGGCACGCAAGGACGCGAAACTGCTGAGTAGTCTGGATTGGCACCGGATTGTGCTGGATGAGGCGCAGAATATCAAAAATCCCCATTCAGCCCAAACAAAAGCAATCTGCAAACTGCCCGCCCAACATCGCTTAGCCTTAACAGGAACCCCCGTAGAAAATCGTTTGATGGATCTGTGGTCGATCTTCAACTTTCTCAATCCGGGTTATTTAGGGAAGGAACCCCAATTTCGCAAGCAATTTGAGATTCCCATTCAAAAAGACAACGATCGCACCCGTTCTACCACCCTGAAAAAACTGGTTGAGCCACTGATTTTACGCCGGGTCAAAACCGACAAAAACATCATTAAAGACTTACCCGATAAGGTAGAACAAAAACTGTTTTGCAATCTCACAAAAGAGCAGGCTTCACTCTACGAAGCAGTTGTGAAAGATATGATGGAGAAGGTGGAAAATGCGGAAGGCATCGATCGGCGGGGACTCATCCTCTCTGCTCTGATGAAACTGAAACAAATTTGCAACCATCCAGCCCAATTTCTGCAAGACAACAGCGACTTTTCGCCAGAGCGATCGCACAAACTCAGCCGTCTGAGTGAAATGGTGAGTGAGGCAATGGAAGAAGGCGAAAGTTTGCTGATCTTTACCCAGTTCAAAGAAATCGGTGATGCCCTGGATCATTATCTGAAACATACCCTGCACCTCAATACCTATTACATCCACGGCGGCACTAACCGTAACAAGCGAGAGCAGATGATCACCGAATTTCAAGATCCAGAAACAGAACCCTCGGTTTTCATCCTGTCCCTTAAAGCGGGTGGCGTCGGCATTACCCTCACCAAAGCCAACCACGTTTTCCACTTCGATCGCTGGTGGAACCCGGCGGTTGAAGATCAGGCAACCGATCGCGCCTTCCGGATTGGACAAAAGAAAAATGTATTTGTCCACAAATTTGTGGCGATCGGCACCCTGGAAGAACGCATCGACCAGATGATTGAGGACAAGAAAAAACTGGCAGGGGCGATCGTCGGGAATGATGAATCCTGGTTAACCGAATTGGACAACGAAGCGTTTAGGAAACTGATCGCCCTCAACAAGAACGCCATTCTAGAGTAG
- a CDS encoding glutathione S-transferase family protein: MKSPSRLITFRISHYCEKVRWALDRTGFPYVEECHLPPLHRLKTTPLGGSSVPVLVTEAQIFTDSGEILRHLDTMAPPHLKLYPDSPVLRQETEALEAQFNHQLGVLTRQWGYFYALENRGVMKKLWCEGVPTWEKLLFPVMFPFARYLVHSSYNVYYESAVAAYHRIQCIFKMVGDRLSDGRKYLVGDCFSAADLAFASLSAPGLVPPEYGGRFPELNQLPNEMVEQIQILRETVAGNYALRLYQEDRYGKCTAEVCQ, translated from the coding sequence ATGAAATCTCCGTCTCGCTTGATCACATTTCGGATCAGTCATTACTGCGAGAAAGTTCGATGGGCCTTGGATCGAACAGGTTTTCCCTACGTCGAAGAATGCCATTTACCTCCACTCCATCGGCTGAAAACAACTCCACTTGGTGGTAGCAGCGTTCCTGTTCTAGTCACTGAAGCGCAAATATTTACAGATTCAGGGGAGATCTTAAGACATCTAGATACAATGGCACCGCCTCACCTAAAACTGTATCCAGATTCACCCGTCTTACGACAGGAAACTGAAGCGTTAGAAGCACAATTTAATCATCAACTCGGTGTCTTAACAAGACAATGGGGTTATTTCTATGCACTTGAGAATCGAGGTGTAATGAAAAAGCTTTGGTGCGAAGGAGTACCAACCTGGGAGAAATTACTATTTCCTGTGATGTTTCCCTTCGCTCGCTATCTCGTCCATTCCAGTTACAACGTCTATTATGAAAGCGCAGTTGCTGCTTATCATCGCATTCAATGTATTTTTAAGATGGTGGGCGATCGTCTTTCCGATGGGCGTAAATATCTAGTAGGAGATTGCTTTTCGGCAGCAGATTTAGCATTTGCAAGTTTATCTGCTCCAGGATTGGTACCACCAGAGTACGGTGGACGCTTTCCTGAACTGAACCAACTTCCTAACGAAATGGTTGAACAAATTCAAATCCTGCGGGAAACAGTCGCAGGCAACTATGCTTTGCGGCTCTATCAAGAGGATCGTTATGGGAAATGTACAGCAGAGGTTTGCCAGTAG
- the cimA gene encoding citramalate synthase — protein MTSDISRQIWIYDTTLRDGAQREGLSLSIEDKLRIARQLDKLGVPFIEGGWPGANPKDVQFFWQLQEEPLTQAELVAFCSTRRPGTIAADDPMLQPILAAGTRWVTIFGKSWDLHVTEGLKTTLDENLAMIRDTIEYLRANGRRVIYDAEHWFDGYKRNPTYALETLRAAISAGAEWLVFCDTNGGTLPHEISQIVQEVIQAFDFPFLEESEGRGQKADGGSRESGARSQEPEDQGNSTRNIQHSTFNIDASRLTPPSSPQLGIHTHNDADTAVANALAAVMQGVRMVQGTINGYGERCGNANLCSLIPNLQTKLGFACISEAQLAQLTETSRFVSEVVNLAPDDHAPFIGLSAFAHKGGIHVSAVERNPLTYEHIKPEQVGNRRRIVISEQSGLSNILSKARCFGIELDKQDPACRQILHHLKNLESEGYQFEAAEASFELLMREALGQRQRPFEVKGFQVHYNMVPQAETARTTSLATIKVAVDGRDILEAAEGIGPVSALDVALRKALINFYPEIETFHLVDYKVRILDGRAGTSAKTRVLVELSDGHHRWTTVGVSRNILEASYLAVAEGLEYGLLLQSQLLTAPSCTI, from the coding sequence ATGACTTCAGATATTTCCCGCCAAATTTGGATTTACGACACGACCCTGCGTGATGGTGCTCAACGAGAGGGGCTGTCGCTTTCGATCGAGGACAAGTTACGAATTGCGCGCCAACTTGATAAGCTAGGCGTTCCGTTCATCGAAGGTGGCTGGCCTGGGGCAAATCCGAAGGATGTTCAATTTTTCTGGCAGCTTCAGGAGGAACCACTGACGCAGGCGGAATTGGTCGCATTTTGTTCCACCCGACGACCTGGTACGATCGCGGCTGATGATCCGATGCTGCAACCTATCCTAGCAGCAGGAACTCGTTGGGTGACGATATTTGGGAAATCTTGGGATTTGCATGTTACTGAGGGACTGAAGACAACGCTGGATGAAAATCTGGCGATGATTCGCGACACGATCGAGTATTTGCGTGCCAACGGTCGGCGGGTAATCTACGACGCAGAACACTGGTTTGACGGTTATAAGCGCAATCCCACCTACGCACTGGAAACCCTGCGGGCAGCAATCTCCGCTGGTGCCGAATGGCTAGTTTTCTGTGACACCAACGGGGGTACCCTTCCCCATGAAATCAGCCAGATTGTTCAAGAAGTCATTCAGGCATTTGATTTTCCCTTTTTAGAAGAGTCAGAAGGCAGAGGGCAGAAGGCAGATGGAGGGAGTCGGGAGTCAGGAGCCAGGAGCCAGGAGCCAGAAGATCAAGGAAATTCAACACGCAATATTCAACATTCAACATTCAACATTGACGCTTCGCGCCTTACCCCTCCCTCCTCACCTCAGTTGGGTATTCACACCCATAATGATGCTGATACTGCTGTTGCCAACGCACTGGCGGCAGTTATGCAGGGAGTGCGGATGGTGCAAGGAACAATTAATGGCTACGGAGAACGATGTGGAAATGCAAACCTTTGTTCCCTGATTCCAAATTTGCAAACAAAGCTTGGATTTGCCTGCATCTCTGAAGCCCAATTGGCACAATTAACTGAAACGAGTCGATTTGTGAGTGAAGTGGTTAATCTTGCGCCTGATGACCATGCACCGTTTATTGGCTTATCTGCCTTTGCCCATAAGGGAGGAATTCATGTCAGTGCGGTCGAGCGCAATCCCTTGACCTACGAACACATTAAACCTGAGCAGGTTGGCAACCGCCGTCGGATCGTAATTTCTGAACAGTCCGGCTTGAGCAATATTTTGTCAAAAGCGCGCTGTTTTGGGATCGAACTGGACAAACAAGACCCCGCCTGTCGCCAAATTTTACACCACCTGAAAAATTTGGAAAGTGAGGGGTACCAGTTTGAGGCAGCGGAAGCCAGTTTTGAGTTATTGATGCGTGAGGCGTTAGGACAACGGCAGCGTCCCTTTGAAGTGAAAGGATTCCAGGTTCACTACAACATGGTGCCGCAGGCAGAAACGGCTCGTACTACGTCGCTGGCTACGATTAAGGTTGCTGTCGATGGTAGGGATATCCTGGAAGCTGCGGAGGGAATTGGTCCGGTTTCAGCGTTGGATGTGGCTTTACGCAAGGCATTAATTAATTTCTACCCTGAGATCGAAACGTTCCATCTGGTGGACTATAAGGTGCGAATTTTGGATGGTAGGGCAGGCACTTCTGCCAAAACCCGTGTTTTGGTTGAGTTGAGCGATGGTCATCACCGATGGACAACGGTTGGTGTGTCAAGAAACATTCTGGAAGCGTCCTATCTGGCGGTAGCGGAGGGGTTGGAATACGGATTGTTGCTCCAGAGCCAATTGCTTACTGCTCCTTCTTGCACAATTTAA
- a CDS encoding thiazole synthase has protein sequence MQTLDRPLGHSLEDTLTIAGRTFHSRLMTGTGKYRNFDEMRQSIAASGSQIVTVAVRRVQTNAPGHEGLAEALDWTQLWMLPNTAGCQTADEAIRVARLGREMAKLLGQEDNNFVKLEVIPDSKYLLPDPIGTLEAAEKLVKEGFDVLPYIHADPILAKRLEEAGCVTVMPLGSPIGSGQGLKNAANIQIIIDNARVPVVVDAGIAVPSEAAQAMEMGADALLINTAIAQAQNPVGMAQAMNLATEAGRLAYRAGRIPVKSYASASSPAAGSITG, from the coding sequence ATGCAAACACTTGATCGCCCCTTAGGACACTCTCTTGAAGATACATTGACGATCGCCGGACGCACCTTCCACTCACGCCTCATGACGGGCACCGGCAAATATCGCAATTTTGATGAAATGCGCCAAAGCATTGCTGCCAGTGGTAGTCAAATTGTGACTGTGGCAGTTCGACGGGTTCAGACGAACGCCCCTGGACACGAAGGTTTAGCAGAAGCGCTGGATTGGACTCAACTGTGGATGCTGCCAAATACGGCTGGCTGTCAAACTGCCGATGAAGCAATCCGGGTTGCTCGTCTGGGCAGGGAAATGGCGAAATTATTGGGACAGGAAGACAACAATTTTGTCAAATTAGAAGTCATTCCCGATTCAAAATATTTACTCCCCGACCCGATTGGCACCCTGGAAGCTGCTGAAAAGTTAGTCAAAGAAGGATTTGATGTGCTGCCTTACATTCACGCTGATCCGATATTGGCAAAACGCCTGGAGGAAGCTGGTTGTGTGACGGTGATGCCCCTGGGTTCTCCGATCGGCTCTGGGCAAGGGCTGAAAAATGCCGCCAACATTCAAATCATCATCGACAACGCCAGGGTGCCGGTAGTGGTAGATGCGGGAATTGCAGTACCGAGCGAAGCCGCTCAGGCAATGGAAATGGGAGCAGATGCCCTATTGATTAATACCGCGATCGCCCAGGCCCAAAACCCTGTTGGGATGGCACAGGCAATGAACCTGGCAACAGAAGCAGGGCGATTAGCCTATCGGGCTGGACGCATCCCTGTTAAATCCTATGCGTCTGCCAGCTCACCAGCCGCAGGCAGCATCACAGGTTAA
- a CDS encoding Hfq-related RNA-binding protein, translating into MTTELETGLPSVRQIQTLVREEKEVELKLVTGDLLAGKIRWQDTHCIALTDQYDQITIVWRQAIVYMKPRS; encoded by the coding sequence ATGACAACAGAATTAGAGACTGGGTTACCCAGTGTCCGCCAGATTCAAACCCTGGTTCGAGAAGAAAAAGAGGTCGAACTTAAACTCGTCACAGGTGACCTTTTGGCAGGCAAAATCCGCTGGCAGGACACCCATTGCATTGCTTTAACTGATCAATACGACCAAATTACAATTGTCTGGCGGCAAGCAATCGTCTATATGAAGCCAAGGAGTTAA
- a CDS encoding cation:proton antiporter domain-containing protein, which yields MQEDFRLIVDLVTVLAAAAAGGLLAALLRQPILLGYLLAGMVVGPAGLGLIKELIQVETLAQFGVAFLLFALGVEFSFSELKKVKGISLGGGILQILLTILVTALASLGMGWVTSPAQGVFLGAILSLSSTAVVLKCLMERNEIATPHGQVMLGILVVQDLALGVMLAVLPALDKPPEEIGIAVGWALLQTGLLALGAVGAGIWVIPSLLRLLAKTESRELFLLGVVALCLGIALLTEHLGLSIEMGAFVAGLMISEVEYADQTLTYVEPLRDIFASLFFAAIGMLIDPVFLWNNLELILGLVALVFIGKFLIITPLVKLFRYPLKTALITGFGLAQIGEFSFVLASEGQSLGLVSRRVYLLILGTTAVTLVLTPFVLRFIPKLFAWAESLPWLNQYLAQTDVALEVAEDLPNQNHVVVCGYGRIGQNIVKLLRDHSYPVIVIDQSERRIQELREANIPYIYGNAASLHVLEKAGVKTAQGMAIALPDPMSTRLCLKRSLELTPDLDVVVRANQDKDIELLYQLGAREVVQPEFEASLELSSHLLTGMGLPLPVIQREVQRIRGSHYLVLRSERSSSQVAKDLKAATQEMNSRWYPLPETSLMVGMTLEETNLRRLTGISLMAIQRATGEELDYPDGKTILEAGDRLLIVGEPSELAAFDELAKGEAAVPAEYASCQWLLVPAHSPVVGKTLEELHIRRQFGVLVQAIRREGKFISFPHGKSDLQAGDRLLLCGGFYSLNQASQWIAPTPPPKHPLQVPVTQVAVSEALREYLPPDNQIEL from the coding sequence GTGCAAGAAGATTTTAGATTAATTGTGGATCTGGTGACTGTGCTGGCAGCGGCGGCGGCAGGAGGTTTGCTGGCTGCATTGCTACGGCAGCCAATTCTGCTGGGTTACCTGTTAGCGGGTATGGTGGTAGGTCCAGCAGGTTTAGGGTTAATTAAGGAACTCATTCAGGTTGAAACGCTGGCGCAGTTTGGAGTCGCATTTTTGCTGTTTGCGCTGGGAGTTGAGTTCTCTTTCTCTGAACTTAAGAAAGTAAAGGGAATTAGCTTGGGCGGGGGGATCTTGCAGATTCTCCTGACCATTTTGGTGACAGCATTGGCTTCCCTGGGCATGGGTTGGGTGACCTCCCCCGCTCAAGGGGTATTTTTGGGAGCAATCCTCTCCCTATCTTCCACGGCGGTTGTGCTCAAGTGTTTGATGGAGCGCAATGAAATCGCAACCCCCCACGGGCAGGTGATGCTAGGAATCCTGGTTGTTCAGGATTTGGCGCTGGGAGTAATGTTGGCGGTGTTGCCTGCCCTAGACAAACCACCCGAAGAAATTGGCATCGCAGTGGGTTGGGCACTTCTGCAAACAGGATTGTTGGCATTAGGGGCGGTTGGAGCTGGGATCTGGGTGATTCCCTCCCTATTACGGTTACTGGCAAAAACTGAAAGCCGGGAGTTGTTTTTGTTGGGAGTGGTTGCGCTCTGTTTAGGCATTGCGCTGCTTACAGAACATTTAGGGCTTTCGATCGAAATGGGGGCGTTTGTCGCCGGGTTAATGATTTCCGAAGTGGAATATGCGGATCAGACTTTAACCTATGTAGAGCCATTGCGAGACATCTTTGCCTCCTTGTTTTTTGCTGCGATCGGAATGCTGATTGATCCCGTGTTTCTCTGGAACAATCTTGAGCTAATTCTGGGATTGGTCGCCCTGGTTTTTATTGGCAAGTTTTTGATCATTACGCCCCTCGTCAAGCTGTTTCGCTACCCCCTGAAAACCGCTTTAATTACTGGGTTTGGGCTGGCTCAAATTGGGGAATTTTCGTTCGTACTTGCCAGTGAAGGGCAATCTTTGGGGTTGGTTTCTCGACGGGTCTATTTGCTCATCCTGGGCACTACAGCAGTAACTCTGGTGTTAACTCCTTTTGTGCTCAGGTTTATCCCGAAACTGTTTGCCTGGGCAGAGTCCTTACCCTGGCTGAACCAGTATCTTGCTCAAACAGATGTGGCTTTGGAAGTTGCTGAAGACTTACCCAATCAGAATCATGTCGTTGTTTGTGGCTACGGGCGGATCGGACAAAATATTGTGAAACTACTGCGAGATCACAGTTACCCCGTGATTGTGATTGATCAGTCAGAACGGCGAATTCAAGAATTGCGGGAAGCAAATATCCCTTACATTTACGGCAACGCCGCCAGTTTGCATGTGTTGGAAAAAGCTGGGGTGAAGACGGCTCAGGGGATGGCGATCGCGCTGCCTGACCCCATGAGTACGCGCCTGTGTCTGAAACGATCCCTAGAATTAACTCCTGATCTGGATGTGGTTGTTCGAGCAAATCAGGATAAAGACATTGAATTACTCTACCAGTTAGGTGCACGGGAAGTTGTGCAACCAGAGTTTGAAGCCAGTCTGGAGCTTTCTTCTCACTTGCTGACGGGGATGGGACTGCCTTTACCTGTAATTCAGCGAGAAGTCCAGCGGATTCGTGGTTCCCACTACCTGGTTTTGCGTTCCGAGCGGTCTTCTTCGCAAGTGGCGAAAGATTTGAAGGCGGCGACTCAAGAGATGAACAGCCGCTGGTATCCTTTGCCAGAAACCTCACTCATGGTTGGAATGACCTTGGAGGAAACAAATTTACGCCGTTTGACCGGCATCAGTTTGATGGCAATTCAGCGGGCAACCGGAGAAGAGTTGGATTATCCCGATGGCAAAACAATTCTGGAGGCAGGCGATCGCCTGCTCATTGTGGGTGAACCGAGTGAACTGGCAGCATTCGATGAACTGGCTAAGGGTGAGGCAGCTGTTCCCGCAGAGTATGCCTCCTGCCAATGGCTGTTGGTGCCCGCCCATAGCCCAGTGGTGGGTAAGACCCTAGAGGAGTTGCATATTCGGCGGCAATTTGGGGTGCTGGTGCAGGCAATTCGGCGAGAAGGTAAGTTTATCAGCTTTCCCCACGGGAAGAGTGATTTGCAAGCTGGCGATCGCCTATTGTTGTGCGGCGGCTTCTATTCGCTGAATCAGGCAAGCCAATGGATTGCCCCTACCCCACCCCCCAAGCATCCGTTGCAAGTTCCCGTTACCCAGGTTGCTGTGAGCGAGGCTCTGCGAGAATATCTACCGCCCGACAATCAGATTGAGCTTTAG
- a CDS encoding M23 family metallopeptidase → MPATDQPSGIEGQHSRIGSLPLAITLAIRFRAMGLGAIVQILLWSVALITPAKALQLQVTPTNPQLGDTLSVVVQYDNLTTNTTPVVSLGKRSYPTFLVGANRFRALLPTTPLDPPGTLQIQASGGGESASVAVKLRKRSFPTQSIWLPPGKDGDISDAEYNRVEAFKKLVTPEKFWQGPFLKPNQGAITGVYGIRRYYNGVFAKDYYHRGVDYAGAYGSPVIAPAAGRVALVGLEKNGFLVNGNIIGLDHGQGVTSAYLHLSRILVKQGDFVKAGQVIGAVGATGAATGPHLHWGLYVNGLSVDPSPWRNKGFE, encoded by the coding sequence ATGCCTGCTACTGACCAACCATCTGGAATTGAGGGGCAGCACTCCCGCATCGGCTCATTACCGTTGGCGATTACTCTAGCAATAAGGTTCAGGGCGATGGGGTTAGGCGCGATCGTCCAGATACTTTTGTGGAGCGTTGCCCTGATAACACCTGCCAAAGCACTCCAGCTTCAAGTCACACCCACCAACCCTCAACTAGGGGATACTCTTTCAGTAGTTGTACAGTACGACAATCTCACGACCAATACAACGCCTGTTGTCTCACTGGGGAAACGCAGCTATCCAACCTTTTTGGTTGGAGCTAATCGGTTTCGCGCCCTGCTGCCAACGACTCCACTAGACCCACCCGGAACCCTGCAAATTCAAGCCAGCGGTGGCGGCGAGTCTGCCAGTGTGGCCGTAAAACTCAGGAAACGAAGTTTTCCAACTCAATCCATCTGGCTGCCTCCAGGCAAGGATGGGGATATATCGGACGCCGAATATAATCGAGTGGAGGCATTTAAGAAACTCGTCACTCCCGAAAAATTTTGGCAGGGACCATTCCTAAAACCTAACCAGGGCGCGATTACTGGAGTATATGGAATTCGTCGGTACTACAATGGGGTATTTGCCAAAGACTACTATCATCGGGGGGTCGATTATGCTGGGGCATATGGTTCTCCCGTAATTGCGCCTGCTGCTGGACGAGTTGCTCTGGTAGGTTTAGAGAAAAATGGTTTTTTAGTAAACGGCAACATTATTGGTCTTGATCATGGTCAGGGAGTAACCAGTGCCTACTTACACCTGAGCCGCATCCTGGTTAAGCAGGGAGACTTTGTGAAAGCGGGGCAGGTGATAGGAGCGGTAGGGGCGACCGGAGCAGCGACTGGGCCACACCTCCATTGGGGTCTTTATGTCAATGGTCTTTCAGTCGATCCCTCACCCTGGCGGAATAAGGGGTTTGAATAA